One genomic window of Conexivisphaerales archaeon includes the following:
- a CDS encoding nucleotidyltransferase family protein has translation MKAVILAGGAGTRLRPLTYVMPKCLLPVAGKPLLERTIRYLNEYGINEFVICVAYLKEQIINALGDGSRLGVKIEYAQADVPLGTGGQLSTAGKFIDDTFLAMNGDIVTNLNIHNLVATHRLKGGIGTIAVKKFEVKVPYGHISIGVDGSIERFEEKPTLTYSANAGIYIFEKRIFDYIPIGKSSSLEREIFPSLLNAGERLNAYFEEAKWADVGSMTDFERVNDEILSSEGSSVEGVVSR, from the coding sequence TTGAAGGCGGTTATACTTGCCGGAGGAGCAGGTACAAGGTTGAGACCACTAACTTATGTTATGCCTAAATGCCTTTTGCCTGTAGCTGGGAAACCCTTGCTCGAAAGGACGATCAGATACTTGAATGAATATGGAATTAATGAATTTGTCATCTGCGTTGCATATCTGAAAGAGCAGATTATCAATGCGTTGGGAGACGGTTCGAGGCTGGGTGTAAAGATAGAGTATGCGCAGGCAGATGTTCCTCTGGGTACAGGTGGACAGCTCAGCACTGCTGGGAAGTTTATAGACGATACTTTCCTTGCGATGAATGGAGATATAGTCACAAACCTCAACATACACAATCTGGTAGCAACTCACAGGCTAAAGGGAGGAATTGGTACAATCGCGGTGAAGAAGTTTGAAGTAAAGGTACCCTATGGGCATATTTCTATAGGCGTGGATGGAAGCATAGAAAGGTTCGAGGAGAAGCCTACGCTCACCTATTCAGCCAACGCAGGTATCTACATATTTGAAAAAAGAATCTTTGACTATATCCCTATAGGCAAATCGTCAAGCTTAGAGAGGGAAATCTTCCCCAGTCTATTAAATGCAGGTGAAAGACTGAATGCATACTTTGAAGAAGCAAAATGGGCTGATGTAGGTTCAATGACCGACTTTGAGAGGGTTAACGATGAAATATTATCAAGCGAAGGCAGCTCGGTCGAAGGGGTAGTTTCACGTTAA
- a CDS encoding winged helix-turn-helix domain-containing protein → MSLHNNHPSDHGDSEDSKVLVRRSRAELVYTLLDTARRGATRSKLVKASGLPQKSADKHITLMLKRGLLLERQGLYFVSEKGRSFMSEFDKYKQLRHEYLEKLKAVREMIPRLYQIQGRSKN, encoded by the coding sequence TTGAGCCTTCATAATAATCATCCATCAGACCATGGAGATTCTGAGGATAGTAAAGTCTTGGTGAGAAGGTCAAGAGCCGAGCTAGTCTATACACTGCTTGATACAGCAAGAAGAGGTGCGACCAGGTCGAAGCTGGTTAAGGCATCGGGCCTGCCTCAGAAGTCAGCTGATAAACATATCACACTGATGCTGAAGAGAGGACTCCTGCTGGAAAGGCAAGGTTTGTACTTTGTCAGCGAAAAGGGAAGGTCGTTCATGTCAGAATTCGACAAGTACAAACAATTAAGACACGAGTATCTTGAAAAGTTGAAGGCTGTCAGAGAGATGATCCCAAGGTTATACCAGATTCAGGGTAGGTCAAAGAATTGA